From the genome of Candidatus Baltobacteraceae bacterium, one region includes:
- a CDS encoding OAM dimerization domain-containing protein, producing MRLVKPYGDTMNDGKVQLSFTLPLEWSEAADEAARQLVAKMGFADVAVVEGRRIAGGFSYFVVYASTPHAIDAEAVKAPSVKTHVMSMDEIDAFIHEHIGRKIRIAGACIGTDAHTVGIDAILNMKGYKGDYGLERYRMFETFNLGSQVAVEEFVRFAKEHALDALLASQVVTQKGSDIKNFTALAELLEAEGLRDRMVLICGGPRVTNLMASELGYDAGFGRGTVPSEVAAFVATTLAGMVRAGR from the coding sequence ATGCGGCTCGTTAAACCGTACGGCGACACGATGAACGACGGCAAGGTGCAGCTGTCATTCACGCTACCACTCGAATGGAGCGAAGCCGCCGACGAAGCCGCGCGTCAGCTCGTCGCCAAGATGGGCTTCGCCGACGTGGCGGTCGTCGAAGGCCGGCGGATCGCCGGTGGGTTCTCCTATTTCGTCGTCTACGCCAGCACGCCGCACGCCATCGACGCCGAGGCGGTCAAGGCGCCATCGGTCAAGACGCACGTGATGTCGATGGATGAGATCGACGCGTTCATACACGAGCACATCGGCCGGAAGATCCGCATCGCCGGCGCATGTATCGGCACCGACGCGCACACCGTCGGGATCGACGCGATCCTCAACATGAAGGGTTATAAGGGCGACTACGGCCTGGAACGATATCGCATGTTCGAGACCTTCAACCTCGGCAGTCAGGTGGCGGTCGAGGAGTTCGTTCGTTTTGCCAAAGAGCACGCGCTCGATGCGCTGCTGGCTTCACAGGTCGTGACGCAAAAGGGCAGCGATATTAAGAATTTCACCGCGCTCGCCGAATTGCTCGAGGCCGAGGGGCTGCGCGACCGCATGGTGCTGATTTGCGGCGGTCCGCGGGTGACCAATCTGATGGCGAGCGAGCTGGGCTACGACGCGGGCTTCGGCCGCGGAACGGTCCCGAGCGAGGTCGCAGCTTTTGTCGCGACCACGCTCGCCGGGATGGTTCGTGCTGGGCGGTAG
- a CDS encoding PilZ domain-containing protein produces MFSDLLGWFTGKDANRRKYPRKRKPYRATVSVDGGLTQKPAIGLDISGGGLCVLTQEPVGRDEFEVRATIETRVIRMRAKAVWQDTVSHQGKSVWRYGMRFTGISADDWDAIIRYTTDKPVAEANKAQEELVTVRMTPDDANRLLPIALQERLLNMLVERRRLAPLQENVTPLVQYFYSGVVRHNNALVHRLTIQSKVVGPEGAEIYETRFVFDDQGTTIQVLN; encoded by the coding sequence GTGTTCAGCGACCTACTGGGCTGGTTCACGGGCAAGGATGCCAACCGACGTAAATATCCACGCAAACGGAAACCGTATCGGGCGACGGTCTCCGTCGACGGGGGGCTCACACAAAAGCCCGCGATCGGACTGGATATTAGTGGCGGCGGTTTGTGCGTTCTCACGCAAGAACCGGTCGGCCGCGACGAGTTCGAAGTACGCGCGACGATTGAAACGCGCGTCATTCGAATGCGCGCAAAAGCCGTGTGGCAAGATACCGTCTCGCATCAAGGCAAGTCGGTGTGGCGGTACGGCATGCGTTTCACCGGTATCTCGGCCGATGACTGGGACGCGATCATTCGCTACACCACCGACAAGCCGGTTGCGGAGGCGAACAAGGCGCAAGAAGAGCTGGTAACGGTGCGCATGACGCCCGACGACGCGAACCGGCTTCTGCCGATCGCGCTGCAAGAGCGCCTGCTGAACATGTTGGTCGAGCGCCGCCGCCTCGCGCCGCTGCAAGAGAACGTAACCCCGCTCGTCCAGTATTTCTACTCCGGTGTCGTGCGCCATAACAACGCGCTGGTGCACCGGCTCACGATTCAGTCGAAGGTCGTGGGTCCCGAGGGCGCCGAGATTTACGAGACGCGGTTCGTCTTCGACGACCAAGGAACGACGATCCAGGTTCTGAACTAG
- a CDS encoding O-antigen ligase family protein: MNRFFWMFAVSFGLLFFAPSLACAQSPVYPQGIKSRSDIVNGIYAGTDAGNCCWIATHAQMRVVVPAGADTLLLNVYLPNFAVEGGANSLYVQIGGARPVRRCCLGAGEHELTIPLPRAARRGPLTIKLWPEHTFVPKLIGLNDDPRHLSMMLREVGFLNSVTGERLGAGPIPWLPARAAIPLLLAGGLAALLLTLRRPLYGLLALIATNPFLLAYSIHGTTVTLPKVTLIGVALGLAPRIGQIARTRPLRTLLVLGGAQLLFVVTMLPGSVHAIFHGAALRETLKAAEYLITIVVAYGAFRLDPGERAFRIAVALITIVVTALAFVQLGLPIGETELIAGHDVARIGGPLEGPNQLAGYLGVVVPVMLAFALLRRPLLLELLGLPMGIIACVMTFSRGGGAALLVAVVVMLTIRYFAAARVWVGSGAIALFAVVLALAFGVFSGALHGTVQALFGSTGAVAFNGGLGSRVDLWHGAYAFWRSHPLFGIGPGNFELEIGRFVPGARTHANGIYFQVLAEQGIVGLIAALVVTAASIGAFVRRLDEPLALGACMASVAMAFHQIVDCMWLYPKVAIMWWLVLASAAAVVDRRAQSAEGVQWS; the protein is encoded by the coding sequence ATGAACCGGTTTTTCTGGATGTTTGCAGTCTCGTTCGGACTGCTTTTTTTCGCACCGTCGCTCGCTTGCGCGCAGTCGCCCGTCTATCCACAGGGTATTAAGTCCCGGTCGGACATCGTCAACGGCATTTATGCCGGAACCGATGCAGGCAACTGCTGCTGGATAGCAACGCATGCGCAGATGCGCGTCGTCGTGCCGGCGGGTGCGGACACCCTGCTGCTCAACGTGTATCTGCCGAACTTCGCGGTCGAAGGCGGAGCGAATTCCCTCTACGTGCAGATCGGCGGAGCGCGGCCGGTGCGGCGCTGCTGCCTTGGGGCGGGCGAGCACGAGCTAACGATCCCGCTGCCCCGCGCGGCGCGGCGTGGCCCGCTCACGATAAAACTTTGGCCGGAGCACACGTTCGTGCCCAAGCTGATCGGACTGAATGATGACCCGCGTCACCTGAGCATGATGCTGCGAGAGGTAGGATTTCTCAATTCGGTCACCGGCGAGCGGCTCGGCGCCGGCCCCATTCCGTGGCTCCCGGCGCGCGCCGCCATCCCGCTGTTGCTCGCCGGCGGTCTTGCGGCGCTTCTGCTAACGCTTCGCCGCCCGCTCTATGGTCTGCTTGCTTTGATCGCGACCAACCCATTTTTGCTCGCCTATTCGATTCACGGCACCACGGTCACGCTCCCGAAGGTCACGCTGATCGGGGTTGCGCTCGGACTTGCACCCCGCATCGGGCAGATCGCGCGCACTCGTCCTCTGCGCACGCTGCTCGTTCTCGGCGGAGCGCAGTTGCTGTTCGTCGTGACGATGCTGCCGGGTTCCGTTCACGCCATCTTTCACGGCGCCGCGTTACGCGAAACGCTCAAAGCAGCCGAGTACCTGATCACGATCGTGGTCGCGTACGGCGCCTTTCGCCTCGATCCGGGCGAGCGGGCGTTCCGGATTGCGGTCGCGCTGATCACGATCGTCGTGACCGCGCTTGCCTTCGTGCAACTGGGGCTTCCGATCGGCGAAACCGAGTTGATCGCCGGTCACGACGTCGCGCGCATCGGGGGACCGCTCGAAGGGCCGAACCAGTTGGCCGGTTATCTCGGCGTCGTGGTGCCCGTGATGCTGGCCTTCGCTCTTCTGCGGCGACCCCTTCTCCTCGAGCTCCTTGGGCTCCCGATGGGAATTATCGCTTGCGTCATGACGTTCTCGCGCGGCGGCGGCGCCGCGCTGCTCGTTGCGGTCGTCGTTATGCTCACCATCCGGTATTTCGCCGCAGCGCGCGTGTGGGTTGGTTCCGGTGCGATCGCACTCTTCGCCGTCGTGCTCGCCCTGGCGTTCGGCGTATTTTCCGGTGCGCTACATGGCACCGTTCAGGCGCTCTTCGGTTCGACCGGAGCCGTTGCGTTCAACGGTGGGCTCGGCTCGCGCGTCGATCTCTGGCACGGCGCGTACGCCTTTTGGCGTTCGCATCCGCTCTTCGGAATCGGACCGGGAAACTTCGAACTCGAAATCGGCCGCTTTGTGCCCGGTGCCCGCACGCACGCCAACGGGATCTATTTCCAGGTGCTCGCCGAACAAGGCATCGTAGGACTGATCGCCGCGCTCGTCGTAACGGCGGCCTCGATCGGGGCGTTCGTGCGTCGGCTCGACGAACCGCTCGCACTGGGTGCGTGCATGGCATCGGTCGCCATGGCCTTTCATCAAATCGTCGATTGCATGTGGCTCTATCCGAAGGTTGCGATAATGTGGTGGCTGGTGCTCGCGAGTGCCGCGGCCGTCGTGGACCGGCGCGCGCAGAGCGCGGAGGGCGTGCAATGGAGCTGA
- a CDS encoding GDP-mannose 4,6-dehydratase encodes MAKKTALITGITGQDGSYLAELLLGQGYRVVGMTRRTSTDVHERIQHIVDDVEFVSGDLLDQTSITSIINSVRPNEVYNLAAQSFVPTSWQQPVLTGEFTALGVTRVLEAIRATDPSIRFYQASSSEMFGKVVEKPQSETTPFYPRSPYGVAKVYGHWITVNYRESYDMFALSGILFNHESVPATTPIIVKRGNIVDVVPIGDVMHVREKGSNVQRFDFDDLQVWDGERFVRVLGGTAYRHRPVVANKGVRRIEARCGTVTLTADHVMYTADGERPSKHVKCGDRMQRAALPEAPSFTNPGLEFAWMLGAFVGDGSASKQEDGRAFFAEVWERQTLGRASYNATASGFRAGSIVGALALNGAPRFIEWLREECYTRDGYERVPRVILNGGEAVWRAFLEGYNATDGLKAGNGTYRYKNFKTNSPVLAMGLWWMARKALDQEVVLNVEVGPPDRPGPFYSANLRSPNPIGNKGAHLRKDLGEVKRVVEHPHFDGWLYDLTTETGRFHAGVGELIIHNSPRRGKEFVTRKITDGVARIKLGLEKELRLGNLDAQRDWGYAGDYVRAMWLMLQQTNPDDFVIATGRTHSVRDFVRIAFECAGLGDYQPYVKIDPRFVRPAEVDLLIGDPSKAKRVLGWEPQITFEELVEMMVRADLDRLSMLAHR; translated from the coding sequence TTGGCTAAGAAAACCGCGCTGATCACGGGGATCACCGGGCAAGACGGCTCCTATCTTGCCGAATTGTTGCTGGGCCAGGGCTACCGTGTCGTGGGGATGACGCGCCGCACGTCCACCGACGTCCACGAACGCATCCAGCACATCGTCGACGACGTCGAGTTCGTCTCGGGCGATCTGCTCGACCAAACCTCGATCACCTCGATCATCAACAGCGTGCGTCCAAACGAAGTCTACAATCTCGCGGCGCAGTCGTTCGTTCCGACCTCTTGGCAGCAGCCGGTGCTCACCGGCGAGTTCACCGCGCTCGGCGTAACCCGCGTGCTCGAGGCGATCCGCGCGACCGATCCGTCGATCCGCTTCTATCAGGCGTCGAGCTCGGAGATGTTCGGCAAGGTCGTCGAAAAGCCGCAGAGCGAGACGACGCCGTTCTATCCGCGCAGCCCGTACGGAGTTGCAAAAGTCTACGGACACTGGATCACGGTCAACTACCGCGAGTCATACGACATGTTTGCGCTGAGCGGAATCCTGTTCAATCACGAGTCGGTCCCAGCCACGACACCGATTATCGTAAAGCGCGGCAATATCGTCGATGTGGTGCCAATCGGCGACGTAATGCACGTACGCGAGAAAGGGTCAAACGTCCAGCGTTTCGATTTCGACGATCTGCAAGTCTGGGACGGCGAGCGATTCGTTCGCGTTCTCGGCGGGACCGCGTACAGGCACCGGCCGGTTGTCGCTAACAAGGGTGTTCGCCGCATTGAGGCGCGCTGCGGCACCGTCACGCTGACGGCGGATCATGTAATGTACACGGCCGACGGAGAGCGCCCATCGAAGCACGTGAAGTGCGGCGACCGTATGCAGCGTGCGGCGTTGCCCGAGGCGCCGTCCTTCACGAATCCCGGACTCGAGTTCGCGTGGATGCTTGGCGCTTTCGTTGGCGACGGGTCCGCGTCGAAGCAAGAAGACGGTCGCGCATTTTTTGCGGAAGTTTGGGAGCGTCAGACGCTTGGCCGGGCGTCGTATAACGCAACTGCGTCGGGCTTCCGGGCGGGGTCAATCGTTGGTGCACTGGCGTTGAACGGGGCGCCTCGCTTCATCGAGTGGCTACGCGAGGAATGTTACACCCGCGACGGGTACGAGCGCGTGCCGCGCGTTATTCTCAATGGCGGCGAGGCGGTTTGGCGCGCATTTCTCGAGGGCTACAATGCGACGGATGGCCTCAAGGCCGGAAATGGGACGTACCGATACAAGAACTTCAAAACGAATTCGCCGGTACTGGCCATGGGCTTATGGTGGATGGCGCGGAAGGCGCTCGACCAGGAGGTCGTGCTTAACGTCGAGGTTGGACCACCCGATCGCCCCGGCCCCTTCTATTCGGCGAATCTTCGTTCTCCGAATCCGATCGGGAATAAGGGCGCTCACCTGCGAAAAGACCTGGGCGAGGTGAAGCGCGTCGTCGAACATCCGCACTTCGATGGCTGGCTCTACGACCTAACCACTGAGACCGGGCGGTTTCACGCGGGTGTGGGGGAGCTGATCATTCATAACTCCCCACGTAGGGGAAAAGAATTCGTTACGCGCAAAATCACCGACGGCGTCGCGCGCATCAAACTCGGACTCGAAAAAGAATTGCGTCTGGGGAATCTCGACGCGCAGCGCGATTGGGGCTACGCCGGCGATTACGTTCGGGCGATGTGGCTGATGCTGCAGCAGACCAATCCCGACGATTTCGTGATCGCGACCGGTCGCACGCATAGCGTTCGCGACTTCGTGCGCATCGCGTTCGAGTGCGCCGGATTGGGCGACTACCAGCCGTACGTCAAGATCGATCCGCGCTTCGTGCGGCCGGCGGAGGTCGATCTGCTCATCGGCGATCCTTCCAAGGCGAAGCGCGTCTTGGGCTGGGAGCCGCAGATCACCTTCGAAGAGCTGGTCGAGATGATGGTGCGCGCCGACCTCGACCGCCTCTCGATGCTCGCGCATCGCTGA
- a CDS encoding lysine 5,6-aminomutase subunit alpha, translating to MELRIDRRIVDRCRDLAASIVEPVRAFIADHSTVAVERSVLRLLGVDGVTAGEVPVPNAIVEALTPQERARGVAVPFGKALAETGLDPAALGAEFAAGRVTLEQFANTPEEAARGALRGFVDAALTRIRAKRGEREERLARLPQLPPPLLYVIVASGNIYEDRTAAVAAAEAGAQIIAVIRSTGQSLLDFVPFGPTTEGFGGTYATQANFRIMREALDEISERLGRYVMLTNYASGLCMPEIATMAALERLDMLLNDSMYGILFRDINMKRTFVDQHFSRMLNAYSGIIINTGEDNYLTTADAVEQAPAVLASQFINEEFARRAGMPDEQIGLGDAYEIDPDLEDGFLYQVAQAQLARQIFPNAPLKYMPPTKHMTGDIFKGHLIDAMFNLTSVMTQQTIHLCGMLTEAIHTPFLGDRALAIENARYIMNTARHFGDEIDFKPNGVVERRAQAVLADCEDLLGRVADVGLMHAIEAATFADVSRPPDGGRGFDGVFARAADYWNPFEDALVYAAR from the coding sequence ATGGAGCTGAGAATCGACCGGAGGATCGTCGATCGTTGCCGCGATCTGGCGGCGTCGATCGTCGAGCCGGTCCGCGCCTTTATCGCCGATCACTCGACCGTTGCCGTCGAGCGGTCGGTGTTGCGGCTGCTCGGCGTGGACGGCGTGACCGCCGGCGAGGTTCCGGTTCCGAATGCCATCGTCGAGGCGTTGACGCCGCAAGAGCGTGCGCGGGGAGTGGCGGTACCGTTCGGGAAGGCGCTGGCCGAGACCGGCCTCGACCCCGCAGCGCTCGGTGCGGAATTCGCTGCCGGACGTGTGACCCTCGAACAATTCGCGAACACGCCGGAAGAGGCTGCGCGCGGCGCGCTGCGAGGGTTTGTCGACGCTGCGCTCACGCGCATCCGTGCGAAACGCGGCGAACGCGAAGAACGCCTTGCGCGCCTACCGCAGCTGCCGCCGCCGCTGCTCTACGTCATCGTCGCGAGCGGAAACATCTACGAAGACCGCACCGCCGCCGTCGCCGCGGCCGAAGCCGGGGCACAGATCATCGCGGTCATTCGGTCGACCGGCCAATCGCTGCTCGATTTCGTGCCGTTCGGTCCAACCACCGAAGGCTTCGGCGGCACCTACGCGACGCAGGCGAACTTCCGTATCATGCGCGAGGCGCTCGACGAGATCTCGGAGCGCCTGGGCCGGTACGTGATGCTCACGAATTATGCGAGTGGACTGTGCATGCCCGAGATCGCGACGATGGCCGCGCTGGAGCGCCTCGACATGCTGCTCAACGATTCGATGTACGGGATTTTATTTCGCGACATCAATATGAAGCGAACGTTCGTCGACCAGCATTTCAGCCGCATGCTCAACGCGTATTCCGGCATCATCATCAACACCGGTGAGGACAACTACCTCACGACCGCCGACGCGGTCGAACAAGCGCCCGCGGTGCTCGCCTCGCAATTCATCAACGAAGAGTTCGCGCGGCGCGCCGGCATGCCCGACGAGCAGATCGGTCTGGGAGATGCCTACGAAATCGACCCCGATCTCGAGGACGGGTTTCTGTATCAAGTGGCGCAGGCGCAGCTCGCTCGGCAAATTTTCCCGAACGCGCCGCTCAAGTACATGCCGCCGACCAAGCACATGACCGGCGACATCTTCAAAGGTCATCTCATCGACGCGATGTTCAATCTGACGTCGGTCATGACGCAGCAGACGATTCACCTGTGCGGCATGCTGACCGAAGCGATCCATACGCCCTTCCTCGGCGATCGCGCCCTCGCCATCGAGAACGCGCGCTACATCATGAACACCGCCCGCCACTTCGGCGACGAGATCGATTTCAAGCCGAACGGCGTGGTGGAGCGGCGCGCCCAAGCGGTATTGGCGGATTGCGAGGATCTGCTCGGACGCGTCGCCGACGTGGGCTTGATGCACGCGATCGAGGCGGCGACCTTCGCCGACGTTTCGCGCCCGCCCGACGGCGGACGCGGATTCGACGGCGTCTTCGCCCGCGCCGCGGACTACTGGAATCCGTTCGAGGACGCGCTGGTGTATGCGGCTCGTTAA
- a CDS encoding GDP-mannose 4,6-dehydratase produces MRAVVTGATGFVGRYLVDALSEAGYETLACGGPADSHVLPLDVTELASVRAAIDLGNPDVVFHLAASTFVPDSIAAPMATYLTNVRGTANVAQAIRDSSVRLVFASSAEVYGSQPPEMFPLRETCAPAPANPYAASKAAAEMLLLGEAGSLGLDVVVARAFNHIGPGQSDRFAVANFASQLAAIAAGGPPLLYAGNLDAKRDFLDVRDVVRAYIALAERGRSGEIYNVCSGTARSIREVLGELIVAAHVPVEVRDDPARARPSDVPILVGDASKLRAATSWEPRVPFAASIRDIYEAAAKS; encoded by the coding sequence ATGCGCGCGGTCGTAACCGGTGCGACGGGGTTTGTCGGCCGATATCTGGTCGATGCGCTGAGCGAGGCGGGATACGAAACGCTGGCCTGCGGCGGTCCGGCCGATTCACACGTGCTTCCGCTCGACGTTACTGAGCTCGCGAGCGTGCGCGCCGCCATCGATCTCGGCAATCCCGACGTCGTCTTTCATCTCGCCGCCTCGACCTTCGTGCCCGATTCGATTGCTGCGCCGATGGCCACGTATCTGACCAACGTGCGCGGTACGGCGAACGTCGCGCAGGCGATACGAGACTCGAGCGTGCGCCTCGTCTTCGCGAGCTCGGCGGAGGTTTACGGTTCGCAGCCGCCCGAGATGTTTCCCTTACGCGAAACGTGCGCGCCGGCGCCGGCGAATCCCTATGCGGCGAGCAAAGCCGCCGCGGAAATGCTCCTCCTCGGCGAAGCGGGCAGTCTCGGACTCGACGTTGTCGTCGCGCGCGCCTTCAACCATATCGGTCCCGGGCAGAGCGATCGTTTCGCCGTTGCGAATTTTGCCTCGCAGCTGGCGGCGATCGCGGCCGGCGGGCCGCCGCTCCTCTACGCCGGGAACCTCGATGCGAAACGCGATTTTCTGGACGTGCGCGACGTCGTGCGAGCGTACATTGCCCTCGCCGAACGCGGCCGATCGGGCGAGATCTACAACGTATGCAGTGGAACGGCGCGTTCGATTCGCGAGGTGCTCGGCGAATTGATCGTTGCGGCGCACGTGCCGGTTGAAGTACGCGACGACCCGGCGCGCGCGCGGCCTTCCGACGTTCCGATTTTAGTCGGTGATGCGAGCAAGCTGCGCGCGGCTACGAGCTGGGAACCGCGCGTTCCGTTCGCGGCGTCGATACGGGATATCTACGAAGCCGCCGCCAAGAGCTAA
- a CDS encoding glycosyltransferase → MRVAKKAWQIFRTHGARGLVRRVFRRVRLQMAARAEAAAQRKAWNKLIARVGQKRAVFFPRHENPLVSVIVPVYNEVRFTAACLNSILRQLSTIPCEVIVVDDGSTDATAEYLSSCSGITVITHAKNQGFVRSVNDGAAVARGRYLHFLNNDTLVTPGWMAALLRTFDSRDNVGAVGSQLRAPDGMISEAGALVWRDGNAANFARGRSATDPSVCFPREVDYCSGASLMVRADLFLDLGGFSDEFTPAYYEDVDLCFRLRAAGYRVMYTPESVVVHFEGGTSGQDTSSGIKRYQLVNRKKFAKKWEHQLLKHFPPDVELIERAARRLAGVGTILVMDSFIPFDDRSGGGRRLLAVMRLMRELGWHVIFISDEGVAHEPYASRARLAGVEVLPHRGDGLATIGNVPVPIDVAWISRPDVLAKYLPLLHRRTNAKIIYDTVDLHFLRFQREAEVTGRDNGWQSMRKLEIDLIQKADCTVVTSEAEREMLAALSLRTHVVPIIEQPTKTHTAYSARHGLLFLGNYTHAPNADAAVWLVHEVMPKIWEHIPDLRLIVAGADPTPRVERLAGPNVTVTGYVADARPLFENARVFVSPLRFGSGMKGKIVQAISYGLPTVTTSIGAEGIDLKDGKSVFIRESAADIAEAVLRLYSDEALWTEISNECRRVAQAFSPDAVRTAVAAALQAALEQDQQIGIDLGLAPHTA, encoded by the coding sequence ATGCGGGTTGCAAAAAAGGCGTGGCAAATTTTCCGCACGCACGGCGCGCGGGGGCTGGTGCGCCGGGTGTTTCGGCGGGTCAGGCTGCAGATGGCGGCCCGGGCGGAGGCCGCCGCCCAGCGCAAAGCCTGGAACAAGCTCATTGCCCGTGTCGGACAGAAGCGGGCCGTCTTTTTTCCCCGTCACGAGAACCCGTTGGTCTCGGTCATCGTACCCGTTTACAATGAGGTGCGTTTTACCGCAGCGTGTTTGAACTCGATCCTGCGCCAGCTCTCGACGATCCCATGTGAAGTGATCGTGGTGGACGACGGATCCACCGACGCTACGGCTGAGTACCTCTCCTCGTGCTCGGGAATCACCGTCATTACCCATGCGAAGAATCAAGGGTTCGTCCGCAGCGTCAACGATGGCGCCGCTGTCGCGCGCGGGCGCTATCTTCATTTTTTGAACAACGATACGCTCGTCACGCCCGGCTGGATGGCGGCCCTGCTTCGAACGTTCGACTCGCGCGACAACGTCGGCGCGGTGGGTTCGCAACTGCGTGCTCCCGACGGCATGATCTCCGAGGCCGGCGCGCTCGTTTGGCGCGACGGAAACGCTGCGAACTTCGCGCGCGGCCGCAGCGCTACCGATCCTTCGGTTTGCTTCCCACGCGAAGTCGATTACTGCTCGGGCGCGAGTCTGATGGTGCGCGCCGATCTCTTTCTCGATCTGGGCGGTTTTTCGGATGAGTTTACTCCGGCGTACTACGAGGACGTCGATCTGTGCTTCCGCTTGCGCGCGGCCGGCTATCGCGTCATGTACACGCCGGAATCGGTCGTCGTGCATTTCGAGGGCGGAACCAGCGGTCAAGACACGTCGTCGGGCATCAAGCGGTATCAGTTGGTGAACCGCAAGAAATTTGCGAAAAAGTGGGAGCATCAGTTGCTCAAGCACTTTCCGCCCGATGTCGAGCTCATCGAACGCGCCGCGCGGCGGCTCGCGGGGGTGGGAACGATCCTGGTCATGGACTCGTTCATCCCGTTCGACGATCGCTCGGGCGGTGGACGCCGCTTGCTCGCCGTCATGCGTCTCATGCGCGAGCTCGGGTGGCATGTCATCTTCATCTCGGACGAGGGAGTGGCGCACGAACCGTATGCGAGCCGCGCGCGTCTTGCCGGAGTCGAAGTTCTGCCGCATCGCGGGGACGGGTTGGCGACGATCGGTAACGTTCCGGTTCCCATCGACGTCGCGTGGATCTCGCGTCCGGACGTACTGGCGAAATACTTACCGTTGCTTCATCGGCGCACGAATGCGAAGATCATCTACGACACGGTCGATCTGCACTTTTTGCGGTTCCAACGCGAAGCCGAGGTGACCGGGCGAGACAACGGTTGGCAATCGATGCGCAAGCTCGAGATCGATTTGATTCAAAAAGCCGATTGTACGGTCGTAACTTCGGAGGCCGAGCGCGAGATGCTGGCCGCGCTCTCGCTGAGAACGCACGTCGTGCCGATCATCGAGCAGCCCACCAAAACGCACACGGCGTACTCTGCGCGTCACGGCCTTCTCTTTCTCGGGAACTACACGCACGCACCGAATGCCGACGCGGCGGTATGGCTGGTGCACGAGGTCATGCCCAAGATCTGGGAGCACATCCCGGATCTGCGCTTGATCGTTGCCGGCGCGGATCCTACGCCCCGTGTCGAGCGCCTTGCCGGTCCCAACGTTACGGTCACGGGCTACGTAGCCGACGCGAGGCCGCTCTTCGAAAACGCGCGCGTGTTCGTATCGCCGCTCCGGTTCGGTTCCGGGATGAAGGGCAAGATCGTCCAGGCGATCTCGTACGGGTTGCCCACGGTCACCACGTCGATCGGCGCCGAAGGCATCGACCTGAAGGATGGCAAGAGCGTCTTCATCCGCGAGAGCGCAGCCGACATTGCGGAGGCGGTCCTGCGTCTTTACAGTGACGAAGCCCTATGGACCGAGATTTCGAACGAGTGCCGCCGGGTGGCGCAAGCTTTCAGCCCGGATGCGGTACGAACGGCGGTGGCTGCTGCGCTACAGGCTGCGCTCGAGCAAGATCAACAGATCGGGATCGACCTCGGTCTTGCCCCGCACACCGCGTAA
- a CDS encoding glycosyltransferase family 2 protein → MSTFSPKVATVVLNWNGWLDTIECVESLLRSDYKNHQIVVCDNASQDHSIERLTEWADGMLEIKHPGETKGVAWEYRPVSKPLPYALYDSPEEALAASAAPEQQVVLIRNADNLGYAGGNNIGMRFALEILHADYVWVLNNDTVVDRRAMSYLLEALTLRPDAAVLGSRLMQYHSPDTIQALGGGRLEPRWALDTQIGRGQHTHAAVDQLIELEHVIGASMFIRSGVIRDVGPIDESYFLYREETDWCVEMRKRGWRLFYCPQSIVWHKEGHSAGFKSGVHDYYAVRNMLYLIQKHYPQHLTSAFLISFWRAVAPKIARLQFRRLIYVLRAYYDFLRGVRGKTEVDPDLLILLERSL, encoded by the coding sequence GTGAGCACATTTTCGCCCAAAGTCGCGACCGTCGTACTGAATTGGAACGGCTGGCTCGACACCATCGAGTGCGTCGAGAGCTTGCTGCGCAGCGATTACAAGAACCACCAGATCGTAGTTTGCGACAACGCCTCACAGGACCACTCCATCGAACGGCTCACGGAGTGGGCCGACGGCATGCTCGAGATCAAACATCCGGGCGAAACCAAGGGCGTCGCATGGGAATATCGTCCGGTCTCCAAGCCCTTGCCGTACGCGCTCTACGATTCACCCGAGGAGGCGCTGGCGGCTTCCGCGGCACCGGAGCAGCAGGTCGTGCTCATCCGCAATGCCGACAATTTGGGCTACGCCGGCGGCAACAACATCGGTATGCGGTTCGCGCTGGAAATTTTACACGCCGACTACGTTTGGGTGCTCAACAACGACACCGTGGTCGATCGCCGAGCGATGAGCTACTTACTGGAAGCGCTGACGCTTCGACCAGACGCGGCGGTACTGGGCTCGCGCCTCATGCAGTATCATTCTCCCGATACCATCCAAGCGCTCGGCGGCGGGAGGCTGGAACCGCGCTGGGCGCTCGATACGCAAATCGGGCGCGGTCAGCACACCCATGCGGCAGTCGATCAACTGATCGAACTCGAGCACGTCATCGGCGCGAGCATGTTCATTCGATCGGGTGTCATCCGCGACGTCGGCCCAATCGACGAATCGTATTTCCTCTACCGCGAAGAAACCGATTGGTGCGTGGAGATGCGTAAGCGGGGATGGCGCCTCTTCTATTGTCCGCAAAGCATCGTCTGGCACAAAGAGGGTCATTCAGCCGGCTTCAAGAGCGGCGTGCACGACTACTACGCGGTTCGCAACATGCTGTACTTGATTCAGAAGCACTACCCCCAGCATTTGACGTCCGCGTTTCTGATCTCGTTTTGGCGTGCCGTGGCACCGAAGATCGCGCGTCTGCAATTCCGGCGGCTGATCTACGTGCTGCGCGCCTACTACGATTTCTTACGCGGTGTGCGGGGCAAGACCGAGGTCGATCCCGATCTGTTGATCTTGCTCGAGCGCAGCCTGTAG